AGATGGTAAATTATATAACTTGAGCCCACAAGAGTTTAAGGCAAAAGTTGAAAAAGCTGGAATGAAGGTGATTTCATCACATGCAACGAAAACGCTATCAGAGAAAGAGTTAAGCTCTGGAGATTTTACAGAATCCCTAAAATGGTGGGACGAATGTATTGCTACGCACAAAGCAGCGGGAATGAAATACATCGTCACGCCTTGGATGGATGTACCTAAAACACTTAAGGATCTGGAAACGCAATGTCGCTACCTGGATGCTGTGGGTGCGAAATGCCGTCAGCAAGGAATCATTTACGGATACCACAACCACTCGCATGAGTTTAGAAAAGTGGAAGATAAAGTGATGTACGATTATATGTTAGAGCATACAAATCCTGAACATGTATTCTTCGAGATGGACGTCTATTGGGCGGTCATGGGGCAAGTTAGTCCGGTTGATTACTTCAATAAATATGCGGGCAGATTCAAGGCTTTGCACATTAAGGACCACCGCGAAATTGGCCAAAGTGGTATGGTCGGTTTCGATGCAATTTTTAACAATTCAAAAGTTGCTGGCCTGCAATATATTTTTGTTGAGCTGGAAGAAACACGTAACGATATTTATACCGGTTTACAACAAAGTATCGATTATCTGAAAAAAGCATCTTTTGTAAAGGCTAGCTACTTAAAATAGCCAAAAATAGGGAGAAAACTGACCCAGTTGAGACAATTCTCCGTTTGATAGATTTATTATTTTTCGTTAACTTGAATGTAATAAAAAGGGATTTTTTATTGAATTAAATTAGACCATATGAAACGGATTATTGTTGCCACAGACTATGCTGAAGAGGCCGAACATGCCTTAAAGTTTATTATGGAAGTTTTTGCAGGAAAAGAATACGAGCTCGTTTTATTTTCTCTTCAAAATCCTTCCATTCATGCAATGAACGCTCGACTTTCTCCCGATTCTATGTTCAAGATTTTTGAACATCAAAGTAAGGTTTTACGACGTAAAGCCGAGGCGATTACGGCCGAAAGTGGTGTTTTGACTATTCCTTATCTTGCGGCAGGTTTGTTTTATGACCAGATGACAAAATGCATCCAGGAGACGAATGCGGATTTGTTGGTGATGGGAATGGCCAAACGTTCCTTTGATCAGGACATGCTGGGGAATACCACCACGGCAGCAATCAGTAAGTTAAAAATACCTATCCTTTCCGTTCCGCTGGGCGCAAAATTTACGGGTCTGGAGCATATTCTTTTTGCCTGTGATATTGTTCGTGGTGTACAAAAGGAAATTCTTGAAAAAGTCAAGGATTTTGCCGCTGAATTTGGTGCGGTACTGGAGGTTCTCAATATTCGAAAAACTGTTGAGCAGCTGAATGAGGAAAAAGGAAAAGAAACACGTGAAACCATCAACGATGTGATGGGAATCGTAAGTTATTACTACAAAAATGTAACGTCCAATGAGGTCGTAAAAGCTATCCGGGACGAGGTAAAAGAAAGCAGTACGGATCTGCTGGTTATGATCCCCTATAGGTACGGTTTTTGGAGTTCATTGACCCATCGAAGTAAGACGCGTATGATGGCCTCGGGGCTGGATGTTCCTTTGCTGACCATCTCGATCTAATTTTTTTTATTATAAAAGCCCAGGTGAACTGAGATCAGCTGGGCTTTATCTTGATTGTACTTATTGAAATAGCGGGAGTATCTTATCCCAAATTTGCTGGTAGGCTTTATTGTTCCGGACGATTCCCTTATCTTCATCATAATAATTAGGTG
The DNA window shown above is from Sphingobacterium thalpophilum and carries:
- a CDS encoding sugar phosphate isomerase/epimerase, which codes for MKRRTLIGTLVAGCMMLAVSPTFAQQKAAKKEIGLQLYSVREEIGKNANFDQILQKISALGYTGVEAAGYKDGKLYNLSPQEFKAKVEKAGMKVISSHATKTLSEKELSSGDFTESLKWWDECIATHKAAGMKYIVTPWMDVPKTLKDLETQCRYLDAVGAKCRQQGIIYGYHNHSHEFRKVEDKVMYDYMLEHTNPEHVFFEMDVYWAVMGQVSPVDYFNKYAGRFKALHIKDHREIGQSGMVGFDAIFNNSKVAGLQYIFVELEETRNDIYTGLQQSIDYLKKASFVKASYLK
- a CDS encoding universal stress protein, which produces MKRIIVATDYAEEAEHALKFIMEVFAGKEYELVLFSLQNPSIHAMNARLSPDSMFKIFEHQSKVLRRKAEAITAESGVLTIPYLAAGLFYDQMTKCIQETNADLLVMGMAKRSFDQDMLGNTTTAAISKLKIPILSVPLGAKFTGLEHILFACDIVRGVQKEILEKVKDFAAEFGAVLEVLNIRKTVEQLNEEKGKETRETINDVMGIVSYYYKNVTSNEVVKAIRDEVKESSTDLLVMIPYRYGFWSSLTHRSKTRMMASGLDVPLLTISI